The following coding sequences lie in one Candidatus Curtissbacteria bacterium genomic window:
- a CDS encoding glycosyltransferase family protein, which translates to MVRGRTDNIQSVCAIIQARFDSERLPGKILAELAGKPLLWHICNRLKYSKRIKHIIVSIPRSKDNDILEKFAKEEQLQCFRGNKKNVLSRFYNTAKKFDCGIIVRITADNPLIDPQIIDVCIREFIRGKVDYLSTTDHVTRSLPIGLDVEVFSSNALFKAYRAAKTSYEKEHVTPYMWFNRNREFIIGKTPKLDPNYYRNYRLTVDWEKDLLLMRKIYDNFFRENAIVDVKKVLRYLDQNQELAMLNIKLEQQSWKVLRKW; encoded by the coding sequence ATGGTGAGGGGACGAACGGATAATATACAAAGCGTTTGTGCGATAATTCAAGCGAGATTTGATTCGGAGAGGCTACCGGGCAAGATTTTGGCAGAATTAGCCGGAAAGCCTCTACTTTGGCATATTTGTAATAGATTAAAATATTCTAAAAGGATAAAGCATATTATTGTTTCAATTCCTAGATCAAAAGACAATGATATTCTAGAAAAGTTCGCAAAAGAAGAACAATTGCAATGTTTTCGTGGCAATAAGAAAAACGTTTTATCAAGATTTTACAATACCGCAAAAAAATTTGATTGCGGGATTATTGTAAGGATAACTGCCGACAATCCCTTGATTGATCCCCAGATTATTGATGTATGTATTCGAGAATTTATAAGAGGTAAAGTTGATTATTTAAGTACCACAGACCACGTAACAAGGAGTTTGCCTATTGGCCTAGATGTCGAAGTATTTTCTTCTAATGCGCTTTTTAAGGCTTATAGGGCCGCTAAAACTTCCTACGAGAAAGAACATGTGACCCCTTATATGTGGTTTAACCGAAATCGAGAGTTTATTATAGGAAAGACGCCAAAATTAGATCCAAACTACTACCGAAATTACAGACTGACGGTTGACTGGGAAAAAGATTTATTGTTAATGAGGAAAATTTATGATAACTTCTTCAGGGAAAATGCGATTGTTGATGTTAAAAAGGTTCTTAGATATTTGGACCAAAATCAAGAACTCGCGATGTTGAATATAAAACTCGAACAGCAGTCTTGGAAGGTCTTGCGCAAATGGTGA
- a CDS encoding SDR family oxidoreductase: protein MRSLADLISLENRTAIVTGGLGHLGLAATETLLELGATVVVTTTQKTAKKRATVARGLLKEFGESRVIVKDLDFTSSNSFLKFSNEIKGLPSIAILINNAIHQEKVSTNLAYDEFESSLNGVLWSTLRCSQLVFPLMKREAKGSIINISSMYGLQSPDWRLYTDNNFNIPPTYTIAKAGIIQLTKYLASYWGRYGIRVNSISPGPFPKENVARDKKFGERLKSKTMLDKLGNPEDLKGLFALLSSDASGFITGENFVVDGGWTSW, encoded by the coding sequence ATGAGAAGCCTGGCGGACTTAATCAGTTTAGAAAATAGGACAGCGATTGTGACGGGTGGTTTGGGACATTTAGGCTTAGCCGCGACAGAAACACTTCTTGAATTAGGAGCAACTGTTGTTGTAACTACAACGCAGAAGACTGCTAAAAAAAGAGCTACCGTCGCTCGTGGATTGCTCAAGGAATTTGGAGAATCCAGAGTTATTGTTAAAGACTTGGATTTTACAAGCAGCAATTCTTTTCTTAAGTTTTCCAATGAAATAAAAGGGCTCCCGTCCATAGCCATTCTTATAAATAACGCTATTCATCAGGAAAAGGTATCCACCAACTTAGCTTATGACGAATTTGAGAGTAGTTTAAACGGTGTTCTTTGGAGTACACTGAGGTGCAGCCAGCTTGTTTTCCCTCTTATGAAGAGAGAGGCGAAAGGTTCAATTATTAATATATCTTCAATGTACGGACTTCAATCGCCGGATTGGAGGCTATACACTGACAATAATTTCAATATTCCACCGACGTACACAATCGCCAAAGCGGGGATTATTCAGCTTACAAAATATCTGGCTTCTTACTGGGGTAGGTATGGTATCCGTGTAAATTCAATTTCTCCAGGGCCTTTTCCTAAAGAAAACGTGGCTCGGGACAAGAAATTCGGTGAGAGGCTAAAAAGCAAGACAATGCTTGATAAGTTGGGTAATCCCGAGGACTTGAAAGGCTTGTTTGCGCTGCTCTCAAGTGATGCTTCCGGTTTTATCACAGGAGAGAATTTCGTTGTTGATGGGGGCTGGACTTCATGGTGA
- a CDS encoding YdcF family protein: MFSLQFIRGLIGLDFLEVENKLKQEFESVRNSVDPKIDAGIEAVAILSGESGDPALKTNLRDTEQRTAYGLTIYKKLASFSSRGPKLVLTGTEAQNDLMRKLAKNIDSSNVIKLSNMPPVPLISTLDQFKELGKLNFKKLAIVTHAYHGPRSARYARKYLGKKDYEFFLLDRRGMNPEEIKSEIGKIIKYFMKKDLT, translated from the coding sequence ATGTTTTCTCTTCAATTCATCCGAGGCCTGATAGGCCTGGATTTTCTTGAAGTCGAAAATAAATTAAAGCAAGAATTCGAATCAGTAAGAAACTCTGTTGATCCCAAAATCGATGCTGGAATTGAAGCTGTTGCTATACTTTCGGGTGAAAGCGGTGATCCGGCACTTAAAACAAATTTAAGAGACACAGAACAACGAACAGCTTACGGGCTTACGATCTATAAGAAGCTAGCAAGTTTTAGTAGCCGGGGCCCAAAGTTAGTTTTAACAGGCACTGAAGCACAAAATGATTTGATGAGAAAACTGGCAAAAAACATTGATTCTTCAAACGTAATAAAGTTGTCTAATATGCCCCCAGTCCCTCTAATTTCAACGCTTGACCAATTTAAAGAGTTGGGTAAATTAAATTTTAAAAAGTTGGCCATTGTCACTCATGCATACCACGGCCCGCGATCTGCAAGATATGCGCGAAAGTATTTGGGTAAAAAAGATTACGAATTTTTTCTACTAGACAGAAGAGGAATGAATCCAGAGGAAATTAAATCCGAAATTGGTAAAATTATAAAATATTTTATGAAAAAAGATTTAACATGA
- the pseC gene encoding UDP-4-amino-4,6-dideoxy-N-acetyl-beta-L-altrosamine transaminase, producing the protein MKRPLKLIPYSHQSINQKDIEAVTRVLKSDFITQGPEVLEFENAVANYVGAKYAVAFNSGASALVASCFASGIGSGDEVITTPYTFAASSNCFVWFGGIPKFVDIDFATLNINADRIEQAINKKTKAILAVDFAGNPCDWDRIKRIAKNYGLVTIDDAAHSIGSKYKGRMIGTIADITCFSFHPVKTITTGEGGMAVTNDKKLWEKLLIFRNHGITRKNLQNNVGGWYYEMQELGLNFRLTDFQAALGVSQLSRIERFIGARRLVVDVYRKAFSDLPIDVPKENNSSFAVWHLFTALLKLDEIKVSRKRIFDELKDRGLGVQVHYIPVHLQPYYRKKFGFKRGDFPISESVYESEISLPLFPDLSKKQIDYVIKTFKDVIGEYSR; encoded by the coding sequence GATTAACCAGAAAGATATCGAGGCAGTGACCAGAGTTTTAAAATCTGATTTTATTACCCAAGGACCCGAGGTTCTTGAATTTGAAAATGCGGTTGCGAATTACGTCGGAGCAAAATACGCTGTAGCGTTTAATTCCGGCGCATCCGCTCTTGTTGCAAGTTGTTTCGCCTCCGGAATCGGTTCGGGCGATGAAGTAATAACCACACCTTACACATTCGCAGCATCAAGCAATTGTTTTGTCTGGTTCGGAGGAATTCCCAAATTCGTCGACATTGACTTTGCAACCTTAAACATTAATGCTGATCGGATTGAGCAGGCGATAAATAAGAAGACAAAGGCGATTTTGGCGGTTGATTTCGCCGGTAATCCCTGTGATTGGGATAGAATCAAAAGAATCGCTAAAAATTATGGCCTTGTAACAATTGATGACGCGGCTCACTCGATCGGCTCTAAATATAAAGGGAGGATGATAGGAACAATTGCTGATATAACATGTTTTTCTTTCCATCCTGTTAAAACAATAACGACTGGTGAAGGAGGTATGGCGGTCACAAACGACAAAAAGTTATGGGAAAAGCTTCTTATTTTTAGAAACCATGGGATCACAAGAAAGAATTTACAAAATAATGTTGGCGGTTGGTATTATGAGATGCAGGAACTTGGTTTAAATTTTCGACTAACCGATTTTCAAGCCGCCCTTGGTGTGTCACAACTCTCGAGGATAGAAAGGTTCATTGGAGCGCGTAGATTGGTCGTTGATGTGTATAGGAAAGCATTTAGTGACTTGCCTATTGATGTGCCGAAGGAAAACAATTCTAGTTTTGCCGTTTGGCATTTGTTTACTGCGCTTTTAAAGCTGGACGAGATTAAAGTTTCAAGGAAGAGGATTTTTGACGAGCTGAAGGATCGAGGGCTCGGTGTTCAGGTCCATTATATTCCCGTCCATCTTCAGCCATATTATCGAAAAAAATTTGGATTTAAAAGAGGTGATTTTCCAATTTCCGAATCTGTTTATGAATCGGAAATCTCGTTACCGCTTTTTCCGGATTTGTCAAAAAAACAAATAGATTATGTAATAAAAACTTTTAAGGATGTGATTGGTGAATATTCGAGATAA
- a CDS encoding aldo/keto reductase has product MNVFKYKDLELSSFCLGCAQFGQQYGIANKNQVSTNTTKCILNAALDRGINFFDTASSYGGSEKIIGEVLGRRNVIIATKLTAFKSKDSSKEILDSLKTSLGRLHRKHLDIIYIHDFEGFFANPDIFLDILYDYKKRGLIRYIGISLYDPGDVDRALKYDEIDVYQIPHNILSRDFESQGKMKLLQKKGKLIVQRSVFLQGVLLMSTKNLPEYFGDVKGKLNTFYKYLDSYKVPREELLIQFIANKNFGPLVIGITSPKQLETDVSAFEAHIDQVVFDKLAQRIPILEEKYTNPACWNLQL; this is encoded by the coding sequence ATGAATGTATTTAAATACAAAGATTTAGAGCTTTCTTCCTTTTGTTTGGGATGCGCTCAATTTGGACAACAATACGGTATCGCCAATAAGAACCAAGTTTCAACGAACACAACCAAGTGTATACTAAACGCTGCACTTGACCGCGGAATTAACTTTTTTGACACTGCGAGTAGCTACGGGGGGAGTGAAAAAATAATAGGGGAAGTTCTTGGAAGACGAAATGTAATAATTGCCACTAAGCTGACTGCGTTTAAATCTAAAGATTCCTCTAAGGAAATTTTGGACTCGTTGAAGACTTCTCTGGGTCGACTTCACAGAAAGCATTTGGATATTATTTATATCCACGATTTCGAAGGTTTTTTTGCAAATCCTGATATTTTTTTGGATATTTTATATGACTATAAAAAGCGGGGTCTAATCAGATATATCGGTATCTCCTTATATGATCCAGGAGATGTGGACAGAGCGCTTAAATATGATGAGATTGATGTTTATCAAATCCCCCATAATATCCTAAGTCGGGACTTTGAAAGCCAAGGCAAAATGAAATTACTGCAGAAAAAGGGTAAGCTCATTGTTCAAAGGAGTGTGTTTCTTCAAGGAGTGCTACTGATGAGCACTAAAAATTTACCGGAATACTTTGGGGACGTAAAGGGTAAGCTGAACACGTTCTATAAATATTTGGACTCATATAAAGTACCGCGCGAAGAGTTACTTATTCAATTCATTGCAAACAAGAACTTTGGTCCTTTAGTAATAGGGATAACCTCGCCAAAACAGTTAGAGACGGACGTGTCTGCTTTTGAGGCTCACATTGATCAAGTAGTATTTGATAAACTTGCACAACGCATTCCCATTTTGGAAGAGAAGTACACAAACCCTGCCTGTTGGAACTTGCAGCTATGA
- a CDS encoding imidazole glycerol phosphate synthase cyclase subunit — MLKKRLAPCLLLQNGQLVKSLKFSEYQIVGNPKVAIQYFNAWSVDEIIFLDISKTKEYQKLIRTDYNFKMLEDFVEIIKECAKTCFVPLAAGGGIKSVDDMHILFKSGVDKIIINTMAVRNPSLITEAARLFGSQAVVVSIDAKTIGKDKYEVFINHGTEATGLDPKSWAIRAERLGAGEIFLNSIDRDGTLKGYDLPLLKQITNKVNVPVIACGGVGNWQNLVDGIKIGGASAVSAANIFHFTEQSTRHAKKFMVDAGLDVRF; from the coding sequence ATGCTTAAAAAGAGACTCGCTCCATGCTTACTTCTCCAGAATGGGCAGCTTGTTAAGAGCCTGAAGTTTTCTGAATACCAGATCGTCGGCAATCCAAAGGTTGCGATTCAATACTTCAATGCTTGGTCCGTCGATGAAATAATTTTTTTGGACATCAGTAAAACAAAGGAATATCAAAAGTTGATTAGGACTGACTATAACTTTAAGATGCTTGAGGATTTTGTAGAAATTATAAAAGAGTGCGCGAAAACCTGTTTCGTTCCCCTGGCGGCGGGCGGAGGTATCAAGTCTGTTGACGATATGCATATTTTATTTAAAAGTGGTGTTGATAAAATTATTATCAACACTATGGCTGTTAGAAATCCTTCTTTAATTACCGAAGCGGCTAGGCTATTTGGCAGTCAAGCGGTTGTAGTTTCTATTGACGCGAAGACTATTGGCAAGGATAAATATGAGGTTTTTATAAATCACGGCACAGAAGCAACCGGTCTGGACCCAAAGTCTTGGGCGATAAGGGCAGAAAGACTAGGAGCTGGCGAGATATTCTTGAATTCTATCGATAGAGATGGGACTCTAAAGGGTTATGATCTACCTCTTTTAAAACAAATTACGAATAAAGTTAACGTTCCTGTGATTGCTTGCGGGGGCGTTGGAAACTGGCAAAATCTAGTAGACGGTATAAAAATTGGCGGTGCGAGTGCTGTGTCTGCAGCTAATATTTTTCACTTCACAGAGCAATCGACAAGGCACGCTAAAAAATTCATGGTAGATGCTGGGCTGGACGTTAGGTTTTAG
- a CDS encoding N-acetyl sugar amidotransferase, giving the protein MQYCTKCVYPISSAVKLTFDNDGVCSGCRVSEARKKINWRKRAKLLESLAEDSRVSNGSNYDCIIPVSGGKDSYFQTHYVTKVLKLKPLLVTYHGNNYLPEGEYNLNRMHHVFNVDHIIFKPNVDVLVKLNRICFKKMGDMNWHAHCGIFTYPVQIAVKFKIKLIVWGEHGYTDLGGMYRADEFPEMTAKYRFEHALRGFDWYDMVGEEGLKEQDLLWAKYPTEEELEESEVRGIYLGNYVDWDANKQYKLMQRLYNWQQSKKPFDRTYRRFSNLDDMHENGVHDYLKFVKFGYGRATDHACKDIRSGYITRKKAIDLVRKYDHVKPRDLKRWLQYVGMKEKEFDKTADQFRDARVWRKNKGKWEKDNIWDEEKN; this is encoded by the coding sequence ATGCAGTACTGTACTAAATGTGTTTACCCAATTTCCTCTGCTGTTAAATTAACTTTCGACAATGACGGAGTTTGTTCTGGTTGCCGAGTTTCAGAAGCACGGAAAAAAATTAATTGGAGAAAAAGGGCTAAATTACTTGAGAGTTTAGCAGAAGACTCTCGTGTTTCTAACGGCTCAAATTATGATTGCATTATTCCCGTTTCCGGAGGGAAAGATAGTTACTTTCAAACTCACTATGTTACAAAGGTATTAAAATTAAAACCGCTTCTTGTCACTTACCACGGAAATAATTATCTTCCTGAGGGAGAATATAACTTGAATCGTATGCATCATGTGTTTAACGTGGATCACATCATATTCAAACCTAATGTTGACGTTTTGGTTAAACTGAACCGTATTTGTTTCAAGAAGATGGGCGACATGAACTGGCATGCTCATTGCGGCATCTTTACATATCCGGTGCAAATTGCGGTTAAATTTAAAATTAAGTTAATCGTCTGGGGAGAACATGGATATACCGACCTGGGGGGAATGTATAGAGCAGATGAATTTCCCGAGATGACAGCGAAGTATAGGTTTGAACACGCCTTAAGGGGCTTTGATTGGTACGATATGGTAGGTGAAGAAGGTTTGAAGGAGCAAGACTTGCTTTGGGCCAAATATCCGACCGAAGAAGAACTCGAGGAATCTGAAGTTAGAGGTATATATTTAGGAAATTACGTTGACTGGGACGCAAATAAGCAATACAAATTGATGCAAAGATTATACAATTGGCAACAATCTAAGAAGCCATTTGACAGAACTTACCGTAGATTTTCCAATCTTGACGACATGCATGAAAATGGTGTGCATGACTATTTAAAGTTTGTCAAATTTGGTTATGGAAGAGCTACTGATCATGCATGTAAAGATATAAGGAGCGGTTATATTACAAGAAAAAAAGCCATAGATTTGGTAAGAAAATATGATCATGTCAAACCTCGTGATCTCAAACGATGGTTGCAATATGTCGGAATGAAGGAAAAAGAGTTTGATAAAACTGCTGACCAATTTCGAGATGCGAGAGTATGGAGAAAAAACAAAGGGAAGTGGGAAAAAGATAATATTTGGGATGAAGAAAAAAATTGA
- the hisH gene encoding imidazole glycerol phosphate synthase subunit HisH, whose amino-acid sequence MVIIVDYDMGNVASVKNALDALGAESKISRESKDFDRATHIILPGVGTFSDGMNKLAERGLIKTLEGQVLKNKKAFLGICLGMQLLAEVGEEGGLHKGLGWVKGKTRKLSVSKKHFRLPHIGWNDVYPADNSLLFENVKPSVFYFIHSYCLAPDESGVVTATCEYGEEFTASVAVDNLFGVQFHPERSQKSGLRILENFLNFKDA is encoded by the coding sequence ATGGTGATTATTGTTGACTATGACATGGGGAATGTAGCTTCGGTAAAAAACGCTTTGGATGCTTTAGGTGCAGAGAGCAAAATTTCAAGGGAATCGAAAGATTTTGACAGAGCGACTCATATAATTTTACCCGGGGTGGGAACTTTTAGTGACGGCATGAATAAGCTGGCGGAGAGAGGTCTTATAAAAACATTGGAAGGGCAGGTCCTGAAGAATAAAAAGGCCTTCTTGGGTATATGTTTAGGCATGCAACTTCTGGCGGAAGTCGGCGAAGAAGGTGGATTGCATAAAGGTTTGGGTTGGGTTAAGGGTAAAACTCGAAAATTGAGCGTGAGCAAAAAACACTTCAGGCTACCCCACATTGGATGGAATGACGTTTACCCCGCCGATAACTCTCTTCTTTTTGAAAATGTTAAACCCAGTGTTTTTTATTTTATACATAGTTACTGCTTAGCTCCTGACGAAAGCGGCGTAGTGACAGCAACTTGTGAATACGGAGAGGAATTTACAGCATCTGTTGCGGTGGATAATTTGTTTGGAGTCCAATTTCACCCCGAGCGTAGTCAAAAAAGTGGTCTTAGAATTCTTGAAAATTTTCTAAATTTTAAGGATGCTTAA